The Devosia sp. 1566 sequence GAATTGTCGAACTCAGCTTTGCCGGCGGTGGCACGGTGCGACTGACGGTGGAGTGCCTTGAGGCCCGGCTGGCTGATCTCGGCGCCGCCTGGGCGGCCGCTGCCAAGCCAGCCCACAGTCTCGAGTAACCATAAGGCCGCCTGATGCCCCTTCGCCTAAACACTGTCCAATCCGATTTTGAAGCGCAATTTGCCGCCCTGCTCGGTGGGAAGCGCGAAGCCTCGGTCGAGGTGGGCGATGTTGTTGCCGGCATCATTCGCGATGTGCGCACTTCAGGCGATGCGGCCGTGGTGGAGCTGACCAATCGCTTCGACAAGGCGGGCGTGACCGCCCAGACCCTGCGCTTCACCCCCGAAGAAATCGACGCTGCCGCGGCCCAGGTGAGCGCCGATGTGGTGGCGGCGCTGCAAACCGCCCATGACCGAATTCGCTCGCATCACGAAAAGCAGTTGCCGCAGGATCATGTCTATACCGACGCGTTGGGCGTAACGCTCGGCAGCCGCTGGACCGCCGTGGATGCCGTGGGCATCTATGTGCCGGGTGGCTTGGCCTCCTATCCTTCCTCGGTGCTGATGAACGCCGTACCGGCGCGGGTGGCGGGCGTCGACCGCATCGCCATGGTAGTGCCCACGCCCAACGGGCAGCTGAGCCCCTCCATTCTGGCGGCAGCGCGCATTGCCGGGGTGTCCGAGATTTATCGTGTTGGCGGTGCCCAGGCCGTGGCCGCTTTGGCCTATGGCACGCCAACCATCGCCCGGGTCGACAAGGTCGTGGGTCCCGGCAATGCTTATGTCGCGGCGGCCAAGCGCCAGGTTTTCGGGCAGGTCGGCATCGACATGATCGCCGGCCCGTCCGAAGTGCTGGTGATCGCCGACGGCTCCGCCAATCCCGCTTGGATAGCGGCCGATCTTATTGCCCAGGCCGAGCATGGCGGCGGTGCCCAATCCATTCTCGTCACCACCGAGCCGGCCTTGGCCGACGCGGTTGCGAGCGAAGTGGATCGCCAGCTTTCCTTGCTGCCCAAAGAGGGCCTGGCGCGTGAAGGCTGGGACGAATTTGGCGCCATCATCGTCGTGCGTTCGCTCGGCGAAGCCGTGGAACTGGCCAACCGC is a genomic window containing:
- the hisD gene encoding histidinol dehydrogenase, translated to MPLRLNTVQSDFEAQFAALLGGKREASVEVGDVVAGIIRDVRTSGDAAVVELTNRFDKAGVTAQTLRFTPEEIDAAAAQVSADVVAALQTAHDRIRSHHEKQLPQDHVYTDALGVTLGSRWTAVDAVGIYVPGGLASYPSSVLMNAVPARVAGVDRIAMVVPTPNGQLSPSILAAARIAGVSEIYRVGGAQAVAALAYGTPTIARVDKVVGPGNAYVAAAKRQVFGQVGIDMIAGPSEVLVIADGSANPAWIAADLIAQAEHGGGAQSILVTTEPALADAVASEVDRQLSLLPKEGLAREGWDEFGAIIVVRSLGEAVELANRIASEHVELAVDDPQALVPRIRHAGALFLGHHTPEAIGDYVGGSNHVLPTARSARFASGLGVLDFMKRTSILGCTPGSLATLADPAITIANVEALEGHGRSIAIRLNR